Proteins co-encoded in one Ooceraea biroi isolate clonal line C1 chromosome 9, Obir_v5.4, whole genome shotgun sequence genomic window:
- the LOC105279501 gene encoding aurora kinase B isoform X2, with translation MTSVKMFKMPTTSEANEVIQSTVHKMVERVNNRGKRYQWSLDDFEIGSPLGRGKFGRVYLAREKTTQYMVALKTLYKVELVKGRVEKQVMREIEIQTHLRHPHILQLLTYFHDNKRIYLVLEFAARGELYKELKRQPNERFNEHLSAKYTYQVADALEYCHKNNVIHRDIKPENLLLTYNGDIKLADFGWSVHAPSNKRDTLCGTLDYLPPEMVMGQSYDIYVDHWCLGILCYEFLTGQPPFLSGSTQETYAKIRAINIQWPEQIKPGAKDLISKVTFML, from the exons ATGACCAgtgtaaaaatgtttaaaatgcCAACTACATCTGAGGCGAATGAAGTTATACAAAGTACAGTTCATAAAATGGTGGAACGTGTCAACAACAGAGGCAAAAG ATATCAGTGGAGTTTAGACGATTTTGAAATTGGATCGCCTCTAGGAAGGGGAAAATTTGGACGTGTATATTTAGCTAGAGAAAAAACTACACAATACATGGTTGCCCTAAAGACACTGTATAAAGTTGAATTGGTAAAGGGGCGTGTGGAGAAGCAAGTAATGCGAGAAATTGAGATACAGACACATTTAAG ACATCCACATATTCTTCAATTGTTAACATATTTTCACGACAATAAGAGAATCTATCTAGTGTTGGAATTTGCCGCGAGAGGTGAATTGTATAAGGAACTGAAACGTCAACCGAATGAAAGATTTAACGAACACTT GTCCGCTAAGTATACTTACCAGGTGGCTGACGCTTTGGAATATTGTCACAAAAACAATGTGATTCACAGAGATATAAAGCCGGAGAACTTATTGCTTACATATAACGGAGATATAAAGCTCGCAGATTTTGGATGGTCTGTGCACGCACCATCCAATAA GCGGGACACATTGTGTGGAACGTTAGATTATCTACCACCAGAAATGGTAATGGGACAATCTTATGACATCTATGTTGACCATTGGTGCCTGGGAATTCTCTGTTACGAGTTCCTCACGGGACAGCCACCCTTCTTAAGCGGATCCACGCAAGAAACTTACGCGAAGATAAGAGCTATAAATATACAGTGGCCAGAACAGATTAAACCTGGCGCCAAAGATCTTATATCCAAGGTAACATTTATGCT